The DNA region CGAGATTCGATGCGGCCGCTCGACTAAATATCTCTCGCCCGAGAATTTCGACGGGACCGCTCGTGTCTGTATCCGTATTCGTTACCGGTACCGCTCGAGCTAAACGAGACGAGAGAAACCGACTTACGCGAGCGTCTCGCCGAGCGCCTCGAGCGCCGCCTCGCGAACGGCTTCGCGTTCGCCAGAGAGGAACTCGATGTAGCCGTCACGCCCGCCGACGACGGTGATGCCAGCATCGGGGACGGTGGTCTCGAGTGTCGAACCGAGTTCGCGGACGTCGACGTCGTCGTCCGAGCGCACGTAGAGTTCGTCCTCGCCGACGCCGAGGGTGATCGACTCCTCGCCGCGTCGGTGGAGTTCGTCGAGTAACAGCGTCGTCGTCGGGAAGTCGAAGCGGTGGATGAACGCCGCGGTGTCGATCACGGCGACCGAACGGCCGTCGACGTCGCGAACCTCGAGGTTCTCCCGGGCCGTCTCGAGTTCCGTTTCGAGTTTGGCGCGGAACTGAGCGGCGACGTGCGCCGCGAGGTCGCCGTCGCCGGCGCCGTCGAACAGCAAGTCGGCGACGAGTTCGCGCTTGTCCTTGTAGGACTGGTAGTACGCCTCGAGGGCGACGGCCTCCCGTCGCTCTGTGCAGGCCTCGGCGTCGTAGCCGGCGTTTTCCGCCAGGTCGGCATAGGCTTCCGGAACATCGTCCCAGAAGCTCACGGCGGGCAGGTGCTCCAGGTCGGCACGCACGTCGTCGTTGACGTGGGCGGCGACGTTCGCCGCGAGCGTGCTCGTGGTGATTGCCGAGAGGTCGTTACTGGCGTCTACGTCGGCGAGCGACGGCGAGACGACGACGTTTACGGCGTCGGCAACCGCCGCGTCGGCGCGACTGTCGTCGATCACGAGTCGGTCGGCGCCGTAGATGTCGAGCAGTTCGTAGCCGTCCAGCGAGTCGGTCGTTCCGCCGGCGTCGACGAGCACGATCAGCGGCAACTGCTCGCCGTGGCGGTCGCGGGCCTCGAGCATCGAGGTCACGTCGCCCGTGGCGGCGTCCATGTCGTAGACGTGGCCGTCGAGCGGTCGGCGCTCGACGTAGTGGTAGACGGCGTCGTCGCGGGTGTGTTTCTCCTCGATCAGCGGCAGGATGGCGCGCTCGAGGGCGGCGCCGGCGACGTAGCCATCGGCGGTCGCGCTGTGGCGCACGACGATGGGTCGTGCCTCGACGACCGCACGGCGGATGGCCGTTGCGGCGTCAACGATCTCGTCCTCGACCGTCTCGACGACCGGGTCGTCGACGAGCGGAGCGACGATGGTCGGGCGCGCCTGCTGGTCGATGGCGTCTTCGAGGCGCTCGGTGATGGTCTCGCGGTCCTCGCCCTCGAGGACCTCGAGAGTCTCCGTTTCGATCTGGAGGTCGCCGTAGTGGCGCTCGACCTCGCCCTCGAGGGTGACGACGTCGCCGATCTCGACGGCGGGGTAGGCGCGAACGCCGGCCTCTTCGAAGGCAGCAGACTCGACGGTGCCGGTCTCGTCGCTGAGTTCGAAGACCGTCGGGCCGCTGGTCTGGCG from Natronosalvus rutilus includes:
- a CDS encoding DHH family phosphoesterase, which codes for MGTCIICGKPVEDHVCEFHEEDVAFEFEGTSASELVTSRYYRGSVDGYADFGLFVDIGDHVTGLLHRSELDRRLESLDLEPGDPVYVQVLDVRDNGNIDLGWSIRQDDREFRGKVIQTPDGDVLPDERADDGGESSDESNETQPSGTADVATETTSSADEQSTPASAAASTSTSSDDAGHGSDSKSSSASSSSSDSTSSSGSSAHAATATEEATPSTPLNRTTIDAIENQVGSIVRLEGEITGVRQTSGPTVFELSDETGTVESAAFEEAGVRAYPAVEIGDVVTLEGEVERHYGDLQIETETLEVLEGEDRETITERLEDAIDQQARPTIVAPLVDDPVVETVEDEIVDAATAIRRAVVEARPIVVRHSATADGYVAGAALERAILPLIEEKHTRDDAVYHYVERRPLDGHVYDMDAATGDVTSMLEARDRHGEQLPLIVLVDAGGTTDSLDGYELLDIYGADRLVIDDSRADAAVADAVNVVVSPSLADVDASNDLSAITTSTLAANVAAHVNDDVRADLEHLPAVSFWDDVPEAYADLAENAGYDAEACTERREAVALEAYYQSYKDKRELVADLLFDGAGDGDLAAHVAAQFRAKLETELETARENLEVRDVDGRSVAVIDTAAFIHRFDFPTTTLLLDELHRRGEESITLGVGEDELYVRSDDDVDVRELGSTLETTVPDAGITVVGGRDGYIEFLSGEREAVREAALEALGETLA